In Hyphomicrobiaceae bacterium, the following are encoded in one genomic region:
- a CDS encoding flagellar motor protein MotB, producing MSENEFELAKEVVIVRRRKGGGEEGHHGGAWKIAYADFMTAMMAFFLVMWLVSMTDDKTIVQIANYFNPLQLTDAAPSKKGLRDADAKSPNASGPEKKESGQGENTTPGRERYEAARKEKSAIAEAKMFVDPMSALDNVASASFDIGPAQGPFEDYGLTPEHVGSPGEGERWERQSPAGLGDGKRPYGGLEGADIANVEKPTNDGKAGLDGIEAHGTGKSSSSDGNDADKSEAELSKKVFEAVRDLQDAGPQLAVQATSEGVLLSVMDHDGFEMFKRSSAEPEPQTLRLLERVTPILLQAGGKIVIRGHTDATTFRTSSYDNWRLSTARAHMVHYMLRRAGLPDQRLEKIEGLADTSPRIPSDPYAAQNRRIEILLKVSRK from the coding sequence ATGAGTGAAAACGAGTTCGAACTTGCAAAAGAGGTGGTGATCGTTCGGCGCCGAAAAGGCGGCGGCGAAGAAGGGCATCACGGTGGTGCATGGAAAATTGCCTACGCGGATTTCATGACAGCAATGATGGCATTCTTTCTCGTGATGTGGCTCGTCAGCATGACGGACGACAAAACCATAGTTCAAATCGCAAACTACTTTAATCCTTTGCAGCTCACCGATGCAGCGCCGAGCAAGAAAGGCTTAAGGGACGCTGATGCCAAGTCGCCGAATGCCTCGGGGCCCGAGAAAAAAGAGAGTGGCCAGGGCGAGAACACGACGCCAGGTCGGGAGAGATACGAGGCGGCTCGCAAGGAGAAGTCTGCAATCGCGGAGGCCAAGATGTTCGTCGATCCCATGTCTGCTTTGGACAACGTCGCCAGCGCCAGTTTCGACATAGGGCCGGCGCAAGGTCCGTTCGAGGACTATGGATTGACCCCGGAACACGTTGGTTCGCCCGGAGAAGGCGAACGGTGGGAAAGGCAATCGCCAGCAGGTCTCGGAGACGGCAAAAGACCATATGGCGGTCTGGAGGGCGCCGACATCGCGAATGTAGAAAAGCCAACGAATGACGGCAAAGCGGGGCTGGACGGAATTGAGGCGCATGGCACCGGGAAGTCTTCGTCGTCTGACGGCAATGATGCAGATAAATCGGAGGCCGAGCTCTCCAAGAAGGTATTCGAAGCCGTGCGCGACCTCCAGGATGCCGGTCCTCAGCTCGCCGTTCAGGCGACGAGCGAGGGCGTTCTTTTATCGGTCATGGATCATGACGGGTTCGAGATGTTCAAAAGGAGTTCCGCAGAGCCCGAGCCTCAAACGTTGCGGCTTCTAGAGCGCGTCACCCCTATCCTGCTTCAAGCTGGTGGGAAGATCGTGATCCGGGGGCATACGGACGCAACGACCTTCCGGACGTCGAGCTACGATAATTGGCGGTTGTCGACCGCACGGGCGCATATGGTGCATTACATGCTGCGCCGTGCTGGCCTTCCCGATCAGAGATTGGAAAAGATTGAAGGACTTGCCGATACGAGCCCTCGCATTCCTTCCGACCCCTACGCAGCTCAAAACCGTCGGATTGAAATACTGTTGAAGGTGTCGCGCAAATGA
- a CDS encoding flagellar hook-length control protein FliK yields the protein MNTIIGVVTTDEVFADLLTAANSKAEGGPNEPPEIVSDQAEHADKDAIDLWPVLLAAGMPQSLALTEPDAVPEIAHKPGASLPGAAPASDAEELAANFVEPSVTIEIADIATYRSPKPTAVKSCDGSQSSLQVRFEASVTGEGIKAGEISDTGVLPMANVALDRTTTQLDGANGTNGLLAEGIVSQVTSAVKETMPPAQSAGVSTTGAKGEDTWPITHLRVLDLVLKPEHLGRIEVKMKLSDGGLTMMLTPQSEQTRQLLERQLDGLKDGLVGSGYELAGISVRSATASVATKDAASHGTMSSDGGREGAAFGEPRGGQRSHEQNNQSHHGHHALPKEQQADKDMRFRSGLYV from the coding sequence ATGAACACCATCATTGGCGTGGTGACGACGGACGAAGTGTTTGCTGATCTACTTACAGCTGCGAACTCCAAGGCTGAAGGTGGCCCCAATGAGCCGCCAGAGATAGTTAGTGATCAAGCCGAACACGCTGACAAGGACGCGATTGACCTATGGCCGGTTCTGCTAGCGGCGGGTATGCCTCAATCGCTTGCACTAACCGAGCCGGATGCCGTGCCGGAGATCGCACACAAGCCGGGGGCGTCGCTCCCGGGTGCTGCCCCCGCGTCGGACGCCGAAGAGTTGGCGGCGAATTTCGTGGAGCCTTCTGTGACGATTGAGATTGCGGATATCGCGACATACAGGTCGCCGAAACCTACTGCCGTCAAAAGCTGCGATGGCAGCCAATCTTCATTGCAGGTGCGCTTTGAGGCGTCGGTCACAGGTGAAGGGATAAAGGCAGGAGAAATCTCCGATACGGGTGTACTTCCGATGGCCAACGTCGCGCTGGATAGGACGACCACCCAACTCGATGGTGCAAACGGCACGAATGGTCTCTTGGCGGAGGGCATTGTTTCTCAGGTGACTTCCGCTGTGAAGGAGACGATGCCCCCGGCGCAGTCTGCCGGCGTGTCAACAACGGGAGCAAAGGGGGAAGACACTTGGCCAATTACTCATCTTCGCGTGCTGGATCTGGTTCTTAAGCCGGAGCACCTTGGCCGCATAGAAGTAAAGATGAAGCTTTCGGATGGCGGTCTCACAATGATGTTGACGCCGCAGTCGGAGCAAACCCGTCAACTTCTTGAGCGGCAACTCGACGGTCTGAAGGATGGCCTGGTTGGGTCGGGATACGAACTGGCGGGGATCAGCGTGCGAAGTGCGACTGCCTCAGTCGCGACTAAAGACGCTGCAAGCCATGGAACAATGTCTTCGGACGGCGGTCGCGAAGGTGCCGCGTTCGGAGAGCCTCGCGGCGGGCAGCGCAGCCATGAACAAAACAATCAATCCCATCACGGTCATCATGCGCTGCCCAAAGAGCAACAAGCCGACAAAGACATGCGATTTAGATCAGGGCTCTATGTCTAG
- a CDS encoding response regulator transcription factor, with translation MIRLEGMMIVLIELRASVAKAYLDGLDRLGMMGLHLEPQEFEDWIGSCGDAELSAVEAVIAGDFDGREAIPRMLQGLDHIATIALVDRRALENTLAMFAAGFDDVIAKPVHVREILARVGCIGKRSKQGREEPPAGDLSVFADGRDPVVNGAVLCLPRRERRILECLYQSAGAWMTKTQIYNRVYGVFNDQFDESVIESHICRLRRRLKTKLGYDPVESQRYLGYRLNLARNERHCHNSASSKQSLRGIVSQAMN, from the coding sequence ATGATTCGCTTGGAGGGCATGATGATCGTGCTGATTGAATTGAGGGCGTCCGTGGCAAAGGCCTACCTCGATGGACTTGACCGGCTTGGAATGATGGGCCTGCATCTGGAGCCGCAGGAGTTTGAAGACTGGATAGGATCGTGCGGGGATGCGGAACTATCGGCAGTTGAAGCAGTGATAGCCGGTGATTTCGACGGGCGGGAGGCGATACCGCGTATGCTCCAAGGCCTGGATCACATCGCAACGATCGCGTTGGTCGATCGTCGCGCTCTGGAAAACACCCTGGCGATGTTCGCGGCGGGATTCGATGACGTGATTGCGAAGCCCGTCCACGTGCGAGAAATTCTAGCGCGTGTCGGCTGCATCGGTAAGCGTAGCAAGCAGGGGCGCGAAGAGCCTCCAGCAGGTGACCTTTCGGTCTTTGCCGATGGTCGCGACCCGGTTGTGAACGGTGCTGTATTGTGCCTGCCGCGAAGAGAGAGGCGAATTCTGGAATGCCTCTACCAGTCGGCTGGGGCGTGGATGACCAAGACGCAAATCTACAATCGAGTCTACGGCGTCTTTAACGATCAGTTCGACGAAAGCGTTATCGAAAGTCACATCTGCCGTTTGCGCCGGCGACTGAAAACGAAGCTGGGATACGATCCCGTCGAGTCACAGCGATATCTCGGCTATCGCTTGAACCTCGCACGCAACGAGCGTCATTGCCACAACTCCGCAAGCTCTAAGCAATCGCTTAGAGGTATTGTTTCTCAAGCTATGAATTGA
- a CDS encoding flagellar hook protein FlgE gives MSIYGTMRTSVSGMAAQSDRLSTIGDNVANVGTTGYKRVSTEFSSLVHQAVGTIYESGAVETTVRHSNDEQGTFNYTNSATDLAVNGRGFFLVQSPGGGILMTRAGAFTPNANGELVNSAGGTLLGYNAEAGTGSVVVNGTAGLEPVKLATLAIRAVPTDAGVLAANLPADANVVAAADLPASNGASATYSARTSLVSYNSLGGEVTLDVYFAKTATNAWQVSIFDRAAASGSGSFPYASGPLATSNLAFSPTTGRLNSLPAAIAVPVPGGVSAAVDLSNLSQFSGDFSIANADMNGTPAVPVKNFEMSEEGILSAVYANGSRAPLYQVPLGYVNSPDNLTTISGNAFLPNSLSGDLQLGIGASSGLGSFVSGALEQSKVDIASEMTAMIEAQRNYTANSRVFQTGADLAEVAVNLRS, from the coding sequence ATGAGCATCTACGGGACTATGCGCACGAGTGTGTCGGGCATGGCGGCACAATCAGACCGATTGAGTACGATCGGCGATAACGTAGCGAACGTCGGTACAACCGGATACAAGAGAGTTTCGACGGAATTCTCATCGCTTGTGCATCAGGCTGTTGGAACGATCTATGAGTCCGGAGCTGTGGAAACTACGGTCCGTCACAGCAATGATGAGCAGGGGACGTTCAACTATACAAATTCGGCAACCGACTTGGCGGTCAATGGCCGGGGGTTCTTCCTCGTGCAGTCGCCTGGCGGTGGTATTCTTATGACTAGAGCCGGCGCGTTTACGCCAAATGCAAATGGTGAACTCGTAAATTCGGCAGGTGGAACGCTGCTTGGTTACAATGCAGAGGCTGGGACCGGATCTGTTGTCGTCAATGGAACAGCTGGTCTTGAGCCCGTCAAGCTGGCAACGCTTGCTATTCGTGCCGTTCCCACAGACGCCGGCGTTCTTGCCGCCAATTTGCCCGCCGACGCCAATGTCGTTGCCGCCGCCGATCTGCCCGCGAGTAACGGGGCTTCAGCGACCTATTCGGCGCGTACATCATTAGTGTCGTACAATTCCCTGGGTGGCGAGGTTACGCTGGACGTCTATTTCGCAAAGACGGCAACCAACGCATGGCAAGTCTCCATTTTCGACCGTGCGGCTGCTTCGGGTAGCGGCTCATTTCCCTATGCTTCGGGGCCGCTCGCGACGTCGAACTTGGCTTTTAGCCCCACGACTGGACGTCTCAATAGCCTGCCTGCGGCGATTGCCGTGCCGGTGCCTGGAGGCGTGAGCGCGGCGGTCGATCTTAGCAATCTGTCGCAATTCTCAGGCGACTTCTCGATTGCGAATGCTGACATGAATGGCACCCCAGCGGTGCCCGTCAAGAATTTTGAAATGTCCGAGGAGGGTATTCTCTCGGCGGTCTACGCTAACGGTTCGCGCGCGCCTCTCTATCAAGTGCCGCTTGGTTATGTGAACAGCCCCGACAATTTAACAACCATTTCGGGTAATGCGTTCCTGCCGAATTCGCTGTCAGGTGATCTTCAATTGGGAATAGGGGCCAGTTCGGGATTGGGCTCCTTCGTCTCAGGTGCTCTCGAGCAGTCAAAAGTCGATATTGCGAGTGAGATGACGGCGATGATCGAGGCGCAAAGAAACTATACGGCCAATTCTCGCGTGTTTCAGACCGGCGCAGATCTGGCTGAAGTCGCCGTCAATCTCAGGAGCTAA
- the flgK gene encoding flagellar hook-associated protein FlgK, with the protein MSLSSAWSVSLSGLSTASDQLALVSRNVSRAGDAEAVRKVGRQVTLADGSVRLAQVSRTSDPILLEGSLVANAEASRQGAVSQALDQLYSSVLDPSLNASPAARIADLEAQLRTLANNPSDRASGLQVISSARAVVSSLSDMSNIIQTVRSDADQAIADSVTSINASLANLEKVNREILTSAQGADITDQLDRRDTILAELSDQIGIRTVSRGGNDIAVYTDGGVVLFETVAREVSFAASGTLGPSSQGANVVVDGVEVTGPNAVMPLKSGRIAGLVDIRDTISPVFQAQADEMARALIEAFADKDQSASGKPDLPGLFTWPSNTILPSGTQVAGFAAVIAVNDQIDPTQGGDLRYLRDGGASAPSDPDYNANPDQLAGFSSRILELIDGLSASRQFDGTSQLDQQVDLKTFSSQSVGWLNELRQTTSDRYELSSTVRGRASQSLFSATGVNLDQEMSDLLRFEQSYQAASRLIATVDQMIRTIIETAGP; encoded by the coding sequence ATGTCGCTTTCGTCGGCATGGTCGGTTTCTCTGTCGGGGCTTTCCACCGCCTCTGATCAATTAGCGCTTGTTTCGAGAAACGTTTCGCGCGCAGGGGATGCCGAAGCGGTCCGCAAGGTCGGACGTCAGGTCACATTGGCCGACGGCTCGGTTCGCCTCGCGCAAGTGAGCCGTACATCCGATCCGATTTTGCTTGAAGGAAGCTTGGTTGCCAATGCAGAGGCAAGTCGGCAAGGAGCTGTCTCGCAGGCTTTGGACCAGCTCTATTCCAGCGTTCTAGATCCCTCTCTCAATGCTTCACCCGCAGCGCGCATCGCAGACCTCGAAGCACAGCTCAGAACGCTCGCCAACAATCCCTCGGATCGAGCGTCGGGCCTGCAAGTGATTTCCTCAGCGCGGGCAGTGGTGTCGTCGTTGAGCGACATGTCGAATATCATCCAGACAGTGCGCTCAGATGCGGATCAGGCGATTGCGGACTCAGTCACGAGCATCAATGCGTCGCTCGCAAATCTGGAGAAGGTCAATCGCGAGATCTTAACGTCTGCACAGGGCGCCGACATCACGGACCAACTCGACCGCCGTGATACGATTCTAGCAGAGCTTTCCGACCAGATAGGTATTCGTACCGTGTCGCGCGGTGGGAACGATATCGCCGTCTATACCGACGGTGGTGTCGTTCTGTTCGAAACCGTTGCGCGGGAGGTGAGCTTTGCGGCCAGCGGAACGTTGGGGCCTAGCAGTCAAGGCGCCAACGTTGTTGTAGACGGGGTCGAGGTGACTGGGCCAAATGCCGTGATGCCATTGAAGTCGGGGCGGATCGCCGGGTTGGTTGATATACGCGATACCATTTCTCCTGTCTTTCAGGCGCAAGCGGACGAGATGGCAAGGGCTCTGATTGAAGCATTCGCAGACAAGGACCAATCCGCAAGTGGTAAGCCGGACCTGCCGGGCTTATTTACGTGGCCCAGTAACACGATCTTGCCCAGCGGGACCCAAGTAGCGGGCTTTGCCGCCGTAATTGCTGTGAATGATCAGATTGATCCCACTCAGGGTGGTGATTTGCGCTACTTGCGCGATGGTGGCGCGTCCGCACCTTCAGACCCAGATTACAACGCCAATCCAGATCAGTTGGCAGGATTTTCGAGCCGCATCCTAGAGCTGATTGATGGGTTGTCGGCGTCACGTCAGTTCGATGGAACTTCTCAACTCGATCAACAGGTCGATCTCAAGACATTCTCTTCGCAAAGTGTGGGTTGGCTCAATGAGCTTCGGCAGACCACCAGCGATCGCTACGAGCTTAGCTCGACGGTGCGAGGTCGCGCTTCGCAAAGCCTTTTCAGTGCTACTGGCGTCAACCTGGATCAGGAGATGTCAGATCTGTTGCGGTTCGAGCAATCATACCAAGCCGCGAGCCGACTGATTGCGACGGTAGATCAGATGATAAGGACCATTATCGAGACGGCGGGGCCGTAA
- a CDS encoding flagellar hook-associated family protein, which translates to MITMPLSTLASISASFSSTIRRTQSEMSRIQTEVASGRKADTGQDLGSATVLLVSFRQEVSVLGSAIDSNGQVAGRLVATQNAMTSIVAFAQSALQSVIAARSDPQAREVAIEQARGTLKSFIETANTSYSGSYVFSGMSTQTAPFSDYYATPPAASRTSIENAFVGEFGVGLADPSVENISASSMQAFLDNAYASLFDDTSWSTNWTSATTQGALSRISVTQTVEIPITAQAQAFRDIAQSLALVADVGASEINDSAFDTVVDQASKGLSKGIALMGVAQADVGVVQKQVSDASDRMSLRKDLVSQHVSDAEGVDFTALSVRLNTLMSQLEASYAITGRLQQLSLLNAI; encoded by the coding sequence ATGATAACCATGCCTCTTTCAACGCTGGCGTCTATAAGCGCATCATTTTCCTCCACGATACGGCGCACGCAAAGCGAGATGTCGAGAATACAGACGGAGGTTGCGAGTGGGCGCAAAGCTGATACCGGGCAAGACCTTGGATCGGCAACAGTGTTGCTCGTTTCATTTCGCCAGGAGGTGAGCGTTCTCGGCAGCGCAATAGATTCCAACGGGCAAGTTGCAGGCAGGCTCGTCGCGACGCAAAACGCGATGACGTCAATTGTAGCGTTCGCACAGTCGGCGCTTCAATCCGTGATCGCTGCCCGCAGTGATCCGCAAGCGCGTGAAGTGGCGATAGAGCAAGCTCGCGGAACGCTCAAGTCCTTTATAGAGACCGCCAATACAAGCTATAGCGGATCTTACGTTTTCAGCGGAATGTCCACGCAGACAGCGCCGTTCTCCGACTACTACGCAACCCCGCCTGCTGCGTCGCGCACTTCGATAGAGAACGCTTTCGTCGGTGAATTTGGCGTGGGGCTTGCGGATCCGTCAGTCGAAAACATCTCGGCAAGTTCCATGCAGGCGTTTCTCGATAACGCATATGCAAGCCTCTTCGATGATACGAGCTGGTCGACCAATTGGACCTCAGCCACGACGCAGGGAGCGTTAAGCCGCATTTCAGTGACACAGACGGTAGAAATTCCGATTACCGCCCAGGCGCAAGCGTTTCGAGATATCGCCCAGTCATTGGCGCTTGTGGCAGATGTGGGGGCATCGGAAATAAACGACTCCGCATTCGACACCGTCGTCGATCAAGCATCGAAGGGGCTGAGTAAAGGCATCGCGCTCATGGGCGTTGCGCAAGCTGATGTTGGTGTTGTGCAAAAGCAGGTGAGCGATGCATCGGACCGGATGTCTCTGCGTAAGGACCTTGTTAGCCAGCACGTCAGTGATGCCGAAGGCGTCGATTTTACAGCGTTGTCGGTGCGTCTCAATACACTCATGAGTCAGTTGGAGGCTTCGTATGCGATCACCGGTCGCCTCCAGCAGCTCAGCCTTCTCAACGCTATCTAG
- the flaF gene encoding flagellar biosynthesis regulator FlaF: MYRLAYSEVASDGLKEHRYSEREVLLKSISMMERAEQQGIKSLETIEATHFVARLWCHLIDDLGGADNSLAIELRAQLISIGLFMIKTADEIRNGKQKSFRSMIEITASIAEGLKG; the protein is encoded by the coding sequence ATGTATCGGTTAGCCTATTCGGAAGTTGCGTCAGACGGACTGAAGGAACACCGGTATTCCGAAAGGGAAGTTTTATTGAAGTCGATAAGCATGATGGAGCGTGCGGAGCAACAGGGCATTAAATCTCTTGAAACCATTGAAGCGACGCATTTTGTGGCCCGACTTTGGTGCCATCTGATCGACGATCTTGGGGGGGCAGATAACTCGCTTGCTATCGAACTACGTGCCCAGCTGATCTCTATAGGTCTTTTCATGATCAAGACGGCCGACGAAATCAGAAACGGAAAGCAAAAGAGCTTCCGATCGATGATCGAGATCACCGCGAGCATTGCAGAAGGTCTTAAGGGATGA
- the flbT gene encoding flagellar biosynthesis repressor FlbT: MTTLKISLRAGEKIFINGAVLRADRKVSLEFLNNVTFLLEQHVLRPEDTITPLRQLYFMIQTAIMEPKSSQEAIVMAGCSIRAAKTVFANPTVLADLEAVEGLLERERYYECLRLLRNLFEIEEHLMRGISMRDAHAIDESGLAELELQRQVVPCR; the protein is encoded by the coding sequence ATGACGACTCTCAAAATTTCTCTTAGGGCGGGAGAAAAGATTTTCATCAACGGCGCAGTTCTTCGCGCTGACCGTAAGGTGTCGTTGGAGTTTCTGAACAACGTCACGTTTCTGCTGGAGCAGCACGTCCTTAGGCCGGAGGATACGATCACGCCGCTTCGTCAGCTCTATTTCATGATCCAGACGGCGATTATGGAGCCCAAATCATCGCAAGAAGCAATCGTCATGGCGGGTTGCTCAATCCGTGCGGCAAAAACGGTGTTCGCGAACCCGACAGTTCTAGCAGACCTTGAGGCGGTCGAGGGGTTGCTGGAAAGAGAGCGCTACTATGAGTGTTTGAGGCTGCTGAGAAATCTCTTTGAGATTGAGGAACACTTGATGCGAGGCATTTCAATGCGTGATGCTCATGCAATCGATGAGAGCGGCTTAGCGGAACTCGAACTGCAAAGGCAGGTGGTGCCATGCAGGTAG
- the flgD gene encoding flagellar hook assembly protein FlgD, translating into MQVGSTTAATSAGAADTSANSSKTGLDLGYDAFLKLLLAQLKNQDPTKPMDATQYVSQLATLSQLEQTIKQSDKLDELLQNSAYQQATSILGKTLSSKSGDVSGIVTAVDILSDGVWATLQDGQKILLEEGVSLGTP; encoded by the coding sequence ATGCAGGTAGGATCGACGACTGCGGCGACCAGCGCGGGCGCTGCCGATACATCGGCGAATTCATCGAAGACCGGTCTTGACCTTGGCTATGACGCTTTCCTCAAGCTGCTGTTGGCGCAGCTCAAGAACCAGGATCCAACCAAACCTATGGATGCGACTCAGTATGTGTCGCAGCTCGCTACGCTGTCGCAACTTGAGCAGACGATCAAACAGAGTGACAAGCTTGATGAGCTGCTACAAAACTCCGCTTACCAACAGGCCACTTCTATCCTTGGCAAAACGTTGAGCTCAAAGTCAGGGGATGTCAGTGGAATCGTAACCGCGGTTGACATCCTTTCAGATGGGGTGTGGGCGACGCTTCAGGACGGGCAGAAAATCCTGCTGGAGGAGGGCGTCAGCCTCGGTACGCCATGA
- the fliQ gene encoding flagellar biosynthesis protein FliQ, with protein sequence MNQADAAELLQLAIWVSLVICAPVVAAVMVVGVTISLLQALTQIQEVTLTFVPKIIVALMVLMVSAPFMGSQIAGFATTVYSRIESTSR encoded by the coding sequence ATGAACCAGGCGGATGCGGCCGAACTTTTGCAGTTAGCCATATGGGTCTCGCTGGTCATCTGCGCGCCTGTCGTCGCTGCGGTGATGGTGGTGGGTGTAACGATCTCGCTGTTGCAGGCGCTTACGCAAATTCAGGAGGTTACCTTGACCTTCGTACCCAAAATCATCGTCGCCCTCATGGTGTTGATGGTGTCGGCACCCTTCATGGGGTCGCAGATAGCGGGCTTCGCGACAACCGTCTACAGCAGGATCGAGAGCACATCGCGATGA
- the flhA gene encoding flagellar biosynthesis protein FlhA, with protein sequence MREAGSDKSQLGEQTTGVGNDVAFAFGIVTILTILFVPLPGFMIDLGLAFSISLSVLVLMVALWISRPLDFTAFPIVLLIATMLRLSLNIATTRLILSQGYEGGNAAGHVIAGFASFIMGGDFVIGVIVFLILITVNFLVITKGATRIAEVGARFSLDAMPGKQMAIDADLSAGLIDEKEARRRRREVEDESAFYGSMDGASKFVRGDAIAGLIITAINIVGGILIGVIRHGLSVDRSMDVFLRLSIGDGLVTQIPALIISLAAGMIVSKGGTRESAEKAVFGQIGSQPRAVMIAGLVVAALGLAPGLPMVPFVLLSAALMVVAVVMPARRLAAQKLVEVGEAQRQATEAAESVSGRELRPPAELELVLGSQLAGLLLQNGNEIGVRVARIRRKFALQFGFVIPEVKISDDLGIAPKSYQIKIHGTIVAVGDLRPGEVLVVYGSGRKPQFPGDVATDPAFGMPAMWIPEMFTMGLRQEGFAPVDNASALLTHFAEVVRVNLASVFSYKDLRALIERLDPDYRKLVDEICPSHISNSGLQAVMKALLLERVSIRNLHLIVEAVAEIAPFTRKIEAIAEHVRTRISQQICGDLADGAHLKVLRLSNRWEMAFHQALKRDAKGEIVEFDLDPRMVEAFGTECSTAVHELLDQGHRFAVVASAETRPYVRLIVERIFPTVSVISHAEIGRATGIVTLGTIP encoded by the coding sequence TTGCGCGAGGCGGGGTCAGACAAGTCCCAATTGGGTGAGCAGACAACTGGTGTCGGCAATGACGTGGCTTTTGCCTTCGGCATCGTCACCATCCTCACAATTCTGTTTGTGCCGCTGCCCGGATTTATGATCGATCTGGGACTGGCTTTCTCGATCTCGCTTTCCGTGCTGGTTCTCATGGTTGCGTTGTGGATTTCCCGTCCACTCGATTTCACCGCATTTCCCATCGTGTTGTTGATTGCGACGATGTTGAGGTTATCGCTCAATATTGCCACAACGCGGCTCATCTTATCTCAGGGATATGAGGGGGGAAACGCAGCGGGGCATGTGATCGCTGGCTTTGCCAGCTTTATCATGGGCGGCGATTTTGTGATCGGGGTGATCGTCTTCCTGATCCTCATAACCGTGAACTTCCTGGTTATCACCAAAGGTGCAACCCGCATTGCCGAAGTCGGCGCTCGCTTTTCACTCGATGCGATGCCCGGCAAGCAAATGGCGATTGATGCGGATTTGTCGGCGGGATTGATTGACGAGAAGGAAGCGCGTCGGCGGCGGCGGGAAGTTGAGGACGAAAGTGCTTTTTATGGCTCCATGGACGGTGCCTCGAAGTTTGTTCGCGGAGATGCCATTGCTGGGCTGATCATCACCGCGATCAATATTGTCGGCGGCATCCTGATTGGCGTGATCCGGCACGGACTATCCGTCGATCGCTCAATGGATGTTTTTCTTCGCTTGTCGATCGGCGACGGGCTTGTCACGCAAATTCCGGCTCTCATTATTTCGCTTGCCGCAGGCATGATTGTATCGAAGGGAGGGACGCGGGAGTCTGCAGAAAAGGCCGTTTTTGGTCAGATCGGATCGCAGCCGCGTGCGGTCATGATAGCGGGTTTGGTCGTAGCGGCGCTTGGCTTGGCGCCCGGTCTCCCGATGGTGCCATTCGTATTACTGAGCGCCGCGTTGATGGTTGTCGCGGTGGTCATGCCCGCGCGAAGGCTCGCTGCGCAAAAATTGGTCGAGGTTGGCGAGGCTCAACGACAGGCAACAGAAGCTGCCGAGAGTGTTAGCGGAAGGGAGCTTCGGCCGCCAGCGGAGCTTGAGTTGGTCCTTGGGAGTCAGTTGGCCGGCCTGCTGCTGCAAAATGGAAATGAGATTGGCGTCCGCGTCGCGCGGATCAGGCGCAAGTTTGCGCTTCAGTTTGGCTTCGTCATCCCCGAAGTTAAGATCAGCGATGATCTCGGGATCGCTCCGAAATCCTATCAGATCAAAATTCACGGAACGATCGTTGCCGTCGGTGATCTGCGTCCAGGGGAAGTTCTCGTCGTCTACGGTTCGGGACGAAAACCGCAGTTTCCAGGTGATGTTGCGACGGATCCGGCCTTTGGTATGCCGGCAATGTGGATCCCCGAAATGTTTACGATGGGATTGCGGCAGGAGGGGTTTGCGCCGGTGGATAATGCTTCCGCTCTTTTGACGCACTTTGCGGAGGTCGTGCGCGTCAATCTGGCGTCCGTGTTTTCCTACAAGGATTTACGTGCCCTGATCGAGCGGCTTGATCCCGACTACCGCAAGCTCGTCGACGAAATTTGTCCCAGTCACATTTCAAATTCCGGTCTGCAGGCGGTTATGAAGGCGCTTCTCTTGGAACGCGTCTCCATTCGAAATCTCCATCTTATTGTTGAAGCGGTAGCGGAGATCGCACCATTCACCAGAAAAATCGAGGCCATCGCCGAGCATGTCCGAACCCGGATTTCACAGCAGATCTGCGGGGATCTCGCCGATGGAGCACACCTGAAAGTGCTGCGGCTCAGCAATCGTTGGGAGATGGCCTTTCATCAAGCCTTGAAGAGGGATGCAAAAGGCGAGATCGTCGAGTTTGATTTGGATCCGCGCATGGTAGAGGCATTCGGCACCGAATGCAGCACGGCGGTGCATGAGCTTCTGGATCAAGGGCATCGGTTCGCCGTCGTCGCCAGCGCCGAGACACGGCCTTATGTCCGCCTCATCGTTGAAAGGATTTTCCCAACCGTCAGCGTGATTTCTCACGCCGAGATCGGACGTGCAACCGGCATCGTGACATTGGGAACCATTCCATGA